One window from the genome of Candidatus Zixiibacteriota bacterium encodes:
- the kdsB gene encoding 3-deoxy-manno-octulosonate cytidylyltransferase translates to MAESVVAVIPARLGSTRFKRKVLYQFRGKPLLYYVWRDIARARLIDRLVIATDAPEIEKSACAFGAEVVRTSPRHRTGSDRMAEVAAGMKGSIFINIQADNLGLQAVLLDRVIRYMQRRSSVRVASLAARISSDSELFDPNCVKVVISKEGEAMWFSRYPIPYLQHATRRSRYTQVSYNRHIGVYFFRRDALRSFARSSRTAAERAESLEQLRILENGVRIRMFMTDMKSVSVDSPQDVAKLDSIYR, encoded by the coding sequence ATGGCTGAATCGGTGGTTGCGGTTATCCCGGCGCGGCTCGGGTCCACACGATTCAAACGTAAAGTCCTCTACCAGTTCCGAGGAAAACCGCTACTCTATTACGTCTGGCGCGATATAGCCAGGGCCCGCCTCATCGACCGCCTGGTTATCGCTACTGACGCTCCTGAAATTGAAAAGTCTGCCTGCGCTTTCGGCGCCGAGGTCGTAAGAACCTCGCCAAGGCACCGGACCGGGTCGGATCGAATGGCCGAGGTAGCTGCCGGGATGAAGGGTTCCATTTTCATAAACATACAAGCGGACAATCTGGGACTGCAGGCGGTGCTACTGGACCGGGTGATTCGATACATGCAGCGGCGTTCGTCTGTCAGAGTGGCTTCGCTGGCCGCGCGAATCAGTTCGGATAGCGAGCTGTTCGATCCGAACTGCGTGAAAGTGGTGATTTCAAAAGAAGGCGAAGCTATGTGGTTTTCCCGATATCCTATCCCCTATCTACAGCATGCCACTCGGCGATCACGCTATACTCAAGTATCATACAACCGGCATATCGGCGTATATTTCTTCCGCAGAGATGCCCTGCGTTCGTTTGCACGGTCGAGCCGCACGGCGGCGGAGCGAGCCGAGTCACTGGAGCAGCTGCGGATTCTGGAGAACGGCGTACGAATACGGATGTTCATGACTGATATGAAGAGCGTATCAGTGGACAGCCCCCAGGATGTGGCGAAGTTGGATTCGATATATAGATAG
- the gatC gene encoding Asp-tRNA(Asn)/Glu-tRNA(Gln) amidotransferase subunit GatC — protein sequence MPLSKDQVEQIARLARLNLTADEIERFSHELTVILDYVDQLRGVDTNGVEPQNQFVQTENVFREDVVRPSLPQEMALANAPKKENGFFVVPKVIG from the coding sequence ATGCCGCTATCAAAAGATCAGGTTGAGCAGATTGCCCGGCTTGCCAGGCTGAATCTCACTGCCGACGAAATAGAGCGGTTCTCCCACGAGCTCACGGTCATCCTTGATTATGTCGACCAGCTCCGTGGCGTGGACACGAACGGAGTCGAACCACAGAATCAGTTCGTCCAGACGGAGAACGTCTTCAGGGAAGACGTCGTCAGGCCGTCATTGCCTCAGGAAATGGCGCTGGCAAACGCCCCGAAAAAGGAGAACGGGTTCTTCGTGGTTCCGAAGGTGATCGGGTGA
- a CDS encoding sigma-54 dependent transcriptional regulator: MSGDLNANKISVLIVDDEEATRRLLRGTLSGAGYTVFEAETLSSTLASLRERPIDLVLTDLRLGEESGMDIIKAVRQSFPDIESILVTGFASIESAVEAMRAGAFDYVTKPFSPDELVVKVQKAVERKQMRQELTALRQHVAMNYGFDNIVGISKPMMRLKEAAKRIAPTDITVMITGPSGTGKELFARAIHYHSNRRTGRFVAIDCSALPEGLLESELFGHMKGSFTSAIQNKKGLFEEADGGTVFLDELSNMPMSTQAKLLRFLQDSEVRPVGAVASRKVNLRVIAASNKDLRTMVAEGTLREDLYYRLNVIPLTLPPLVERAEDIEILTDYFLRKMASESGHPLFSISRPAIDKLLSHTWPGNVRELENTLKRGAALCSGEKIEAEDILFISGERPVETVERQPGSSTLTLKGGLLDSGQRSLIIKALKDSEWNFTKAAAELGIGRTTLWRKLKKYNLTRETVADS; the protein is encoded by the coding sequence ATGAGCGGCGACCTGAATGCCAATAAGATAAGTGTGTTGATTGTTGACGACGAGGAAGCTACGCGCCGACTCTTGCGAGGGACCCTGAGCGGCGCCGGCTACACTGTCTTTGAGGCCGAGACCTTGTCAAGCACCCTGGCGTCACTCCGGGAACGTCCGATCGACCTGGTCCTGACCGACCTTAGGCTTGGCGAAGAGTCCGGCATGGACATTATCAAGGCCGTACGGCAGAGTTTTCCTGATATCGAATCAATACTTGTCACTGGCTTTGCCTCGATCGAGAGCGCGGTCGAAGCGATGCGGGCAGGGGCATTCGATTATGTCACCAAACCGTTCTCTCCGGATGAACTGGTGGTCAAAGTACAGAAGGCGGTCGAGCGCAAGCAGATGCGCCAGGAGCTCACGGCGCTTCGGCAACACGTGGCCATGAACTATGGCTTTGACAATATCGTGGGAATATCCAAACCGATGATGCGCCTCAAGGAGGCAGCCAAGCGGATCGCTCCTACGGATATTACCGTTATGATCACCGGTCCCTCCGGCACCGGCAAAGAGCTGTTTGCCCGAGCCATTCACTATCATTCGAATCGTCGCACCGGACGTTTTGTGGCTATCGATTGCAGTGCGCTTCCCGAAGGGCTTCTGGAATCCGAGCTTTTTGGCCACATGAAAGGCTCTTTTACGTCGGCCATCCAGAACAAGAAGGGGCTATTCGAAGAAGCGGATGGCGGTACGGTTTTCCTCGACGAGCTGAGCAACATGCCGATGTCGACGCAAGCAAAGCTGCTCCGTTTTCTACAGGATTCCGAAGTGCGACCGGTTGGCGCGGTGGCCTCGCGGAAGGTGAATCTCCGGGTCATTGCGGCCAGCAACAAGGACCTCAGGACCATGGTGGCGGAGGGGACCTTGCGTGAGGACCTGTACTATCGTCTGAACGTCATTCCGTTGACCCTTCCGCCGCTCGTGGAGCGTGCCGAAGATATCGAGATCCTGACCGACTATTTCCTCCGCAAGATGGCGAGCGAATCGGGCCATCCTCTGTTTTCCATCAGCCGACCCGCCATCGACAAACTCCTGAGTCATACCTGGCCCGGTAATGTCCGCGAGCTGGAGAATACACTCAAACGCGGGGCTGCCCTGTGTTCGGGTGAAAAAATTGAAGCCGAAGATATTCTATTCATTTCCGGTGAGCGACCGGTTGAGACGGTCGAGCGGCAGCCGGGCAGCAGTACCCTTACCTTGAAAGGGGGCCTGCTGGACAGCGGTC